The following coding sequences lie in one Bacteroidota bacterium genomic window:
- a CDS encoding response regulator, which translates to MNRKAYQLFLMFLALIMAGETVFSQPIQRIDYQHHALRFQTFNTRQGLSRSLVRQMVFDQAGFLWVATENGLNRFDGYRFEVFRNYPDDSTSLPDNDVLSVLNLPDGLLVGLKRGKLAVFHPREGLFSPVVFPETTGMGFSSAEPDFMLRDPNGNIWIASTNGLFCWNPKTGDAWHYHPGNSALKTQYIKHILIDRANNMWLACDAGLARVNNWQQPEKASFETYDASLFPSPYAKRVVQDSGGRIWVGHDGGISLFDPLNGNVLLNLSSEPDNPFSLANNYIKDMKTGPDGRIWIGHDLGISVLDATTLSFINHNADPNNEFSIVNNYVKSVVFDNEGRIWVGTDQGISMHDPIKESFSSLTFRSGPNIRLQGNLIYSIWEDHPDRIWLATNNGLHLWNPETGEMQVFRHNPNDPGSLKSNIIRSVMRDSRGNLWVGTDAGLHRLTETATGIRFEHFGAGEPDGTRLNNPFVVTMREISDGTLWIGTWGGGVNILDPLTKRFSYLTETPDASGLMLNNNKIANIFERRNGEIWLRSGNIYNPENKTVRPFPFSPIPENINFFFEDAAGRMWIGTSSNGLLYYDTTTAQLKHPFEDKIFFDGIFTSMLQDKAGNLWVSMDDKLIRFDSRLSEYYVFDEAEGVKAGEFINESVFAGSMGMFYFGGNQGIAWFNPENVIINRLPVRVLITRVLLNGKPIGLAGEVAFDPDNHVIKLPFAHRELLIQFTGLNYTNSQKNRFAYKIEGLQDEWVYLDADNKQIKYLRLPPGSHKLLIKAANSSGIWNTEPLVVQIEVAKAFYQHWWFWVASGLLFLLMGWLILYWRTKALQSQKRLLEEKVYERTQQLEAQKAEIELKNAQLEEASKAKSEFLANMSHEIRTPLNGVIGFTDLLLKTELSELQREYLSIIHQSGENLLSIINDILDFSKIEAGKLELYYEKTDLAGLASQTLDIITFQAQSKGLEVLLNLHPKLPHFIYTDSIRLKQVIVNLLSNAVKFTEEGEIELKIEPIGPAADQKTIIRFLVRDTGIGIKPEKVSLIFEAFTQEDSSTTKRFGGTGLGLAISNKLLGLMGSRLQVISKPGKGSTFFFDLALQCEDEQEPTPVDLLWVRKALVVDDNDNNRAILSKMLLTMDVETIEARSANEALKMLNLSNDYDVIFVDYHMPGTDGLELIGQITKLKDYSPDRTKIILWHSSFDNNVLAGKAEQLGVHLRMTKPVTQLKLRETLAKARTIKTKPVAAAPPQRQFAGKFTIMLVEDNPVNMLLARTLIRKLLPQSHIIECSNGLVALNLCREKLPDLIFMDVQMPEMNGHEATRQIRKLEGGDRIPIIAITAGNIKGERERCLESGMNDYLTKPIVEETLANALSQWLIPAREAQDENVNEATLIHPEEPTPHGFSIEMLKNDLGQDENFLKEFLSVLAENLQESALSIRAAIDENNPAQFRSLVHKLKGTALSVRLEHLATLAGSAEKTEDITTPQGKKLAETLVAELEAAKTQVSEELKRMNGENN; encoded by the coding sequence GTGAACAGAAAGGCCTACCAGTTATTCCTCATGTTTCTGGCGCTGATAATGGCAGGAGAAACAGTTTTCTCTCAGCCCATCCAGCGGATTGATTACCAGCACCATGCGCTTAGGTTTCAGACCTTCAATACCCGGCAGGGCCTTTCGCGCTCATTGGTGCGGCAGATGGTTTTCGACCAGGCCGGATTTTTGTGGGTGGCCACCGAAAACGGCCTGAACCGTTTCGACGGCTACCGGTTCGAAGTATTCCGCAACTATCCTGACGATTCCACCTCACTGCCCGACAACGATGTGCTTTCGGTGCTCAACCTGCCCGATGGCCTGCTCGTAGGCCTCAAACGAGGCAAACTGGCAGTTTTCCACCCGAGGGAAGGTCTGTTCAGCCCCGTCGTTTTTCCGGAAACTACCGGAATGGGTTTTTCCTCTGCCGAGCCTGACTTCATGCTGCGCGATCCGAACGGAAACATCTGGATTGCAAGCACCAACGGTCTGTTTTGCTGGAACCCCAAAACGGGTGATGCCTGGCATTACCACCCTGGCAACAGCGCCCTTAAGACACAGTATATCAAACACATACTCATCGACCGTGCCAACAACATGTGGCTGGCATGTGATGCCGGACTTGCCAGGGTGAACAACTGGCAGCAACCCGAAAAGGCAAGTTTCGAAACATACGATGCTTCACTCTTCCCCAGCCCTTATGCCAAGCGGGTGGTTCAGGACAGCGGAGGGCGCATCTGGGTTGGTCACGATGGCGGCATAAGTCTTTTCGACCCGCTCAACGGCAATGTGCTGCTCAACCTTTCCAGCGAGCCGGACAACCCTTTCAGCCTCGCCAACAATTACATCAAAGACATGAAAACCGGGCCAGACGGACGCATCTGGATTGGCCACGACCTGGGCATTTCCGTTCTCGACGCGACCACCCTGAGTTTTATCAACCACAATGCTGACCCCAACAATGAGTTCAGCATTGTGAACAACTATGTAAAAAGTGTTGTATTTGATAATGAAGGACGCATCTGGGTGGGTACCGACCAGGGCATCAGCATGCACGATCCGATCAAAGAATCGTTTAGCTCGCTCACTTTTCGCTCAGGCCCCAACATCAGGCTGCAAGGCAACCTTATTTACAGCATTTGGGAAGACCACCCCGACCGCATCTGGCTGGCAACCAACAACGGATTGCACCTTTGGAACCCCGAAACAGGGGAAATGCAGGTCTTCAGGCACAACCCCAACGACCCGGGAAGCCTGAAAAGCAACATCATACGATCGGTGATGCGCGACAGCCGGGGCAACCTGTGGGTGGGCACCGACGCCGGCCTCCACAGGCTTACTGAAACTGCTACCGGCATCCGGTTCGAACACTTTGGCGCAGGTGAACCCGACGGAACAAGGCTGAACAACCCATTTGTGGTGACCATGCGCGAAATATCCGACGGTACCCTGTGGATAGGTACATGGGGCGGAGGGGTCAACATCCTTGATCCACTCACCAAACGGTTTTCCTACCTGACCGAAACACCAGATGCCTCGGGCTTGATGCTCAACAACAACAAGATAGCCAATATTTTCGAGAGGCGAAATGGCGAAATCTGGCTGAGAAGCGGCAATATTTACAATCCAGAAAACAAAACCGTAAGGCCCTTCCCCTTCAGTCCCATCCCCGAAAACATCAACTTCTTTTTCGAAGATGCCGCCGGCCGCATGTGGATAGGCACCTCCTCCAACGGCTTGCTTTATTACGATACCACCACAGCCCAGCTAAAACATCCTTTCGAAGACAAAATCTTCTTCGACGGCATCTTCACCTCCATGCTGCAGGACAAGGCAGGAAATCTGTGGGTCAGCATGGATGATAAACTTATCCGTTTCGACAGCAGGCTGTCGGAATACTATGTTTTCGATGAAGCCGAAGGCGTGAAAGCAGGTGAGTTTATCAACGAGTCGGTTTTTGCAGGCAGCATGGGCATGTTTTACTTTGGCGGCAATCAGGGCATCGCCTGGTTTAATCCCGAAAATGTGATTATCAACAGATTGCCTGTTCGCGTGCTGATAACCAGAGTTTTGCTTAATGGAAAACCGATCGGACTGGCAGGTGAGGTTGCATTCGACCCCGACAACCACGTAATCAAACTGCCTTTTGCACACCGTGAGCTGTTGATTCAGTTTACCGGTTTGAACTATACCAACAGCCAGAAGAACCGCTTTGCCTACAAAATTGAGGGTTTGCAGGACGAATGGGTGTATCTGGACGCCGACAACAAACAAATCAAATACCTGCGCCTGCCGCCAGGATCACATAAATTGTTGATCAAAGCTGCCAACAGCAGCGGCATATGGAACACAGAGCCTTTAGTTGTTCAGATTGAGGTTGCAAAAGCCTTCTATCAGCATTGGTGGTTTTGGGTTGCCTCCGGATTGCTATTTCTGCTCATGGGATGGCTTATCCTCTACTGGCGAACCAAAGCCTTGCAATCGCAAAAACGTCTGCTTGAGGAAAAAGTGTACGAACGCACCCAACAGCTTGAAGCTCAGAAAGCTGAGATTGAACTTAAAAACGCCCAGCTCGAAGAAGCCAGCAAAGCCAAATCGGAATTTCTGGCCAATATGAGCCACGAAATCCGCACCCCCCTCAACGGGGTGATAGGTTTCACCGACCTGCTGCTCAAAACCGAGCTTTCCGAATTGCAACGCGAATACCTGAGCATCATCCACCAATCGGGCGAAAATTTGCTCAGCATCATCAACGATATTCTCGACTTTTCGAAAATCGAGGCAGGAAAACTGGAGCTGTATTACGAAAAAACCGACCTGGCCGGATTGGCGAGCCAAACCCTCGATATCATCACCTTCCAGGCACAAAGCAAGGGCCTCGAAGTGCTCCTCAACCTTCATCCCAAGCTTCCACACTTCATCTATACCGACAGCATCAGGCTTAAGCAGGTGATTGTCAATCTTTTGAGCAATGCCGTTAAGTTTACGGAGGAAGGCGAGATAGAACTGAAGATTGAACCTATTGGCCCTGCTGCCGACCAAAAAACCATTATTCGCTTTTTGGTAAGGGATACCGGTATTGGCATTAAGCCGGAAAAAGTTTCACTTATTTTCGAAGCTTTCACACAGGAGGACAGCTCCACCACCAAGCGATTCGGTGGCACAGGGCTGGGCCTGGCCATTTCGAACAAACTGCTCGGGCTTATGGGCAGCCGCCTGCAGGTGATCAGTAAGCCAGGAAAAGGCAGCACCTTTTTCTTCGACCTCGCCCTGCAATGCGAAGATGAACAGGAACCCACACCCGTCGATCTGCTATGGGTCAGAAAAGCCCTTGTGGTGGACGACAACGACAACAACCGGGCCATCCTGTCGAAAATGCTGCTTACGATGGATGTGGAAACCATTGAAGCACGCAGTGCAAATGAGGCATTGAAAATGCTAAACCTGTCAAATGACTATGATGTGATCTTTGTGGACTACCACATGCCTGGCACCGATGGTCTGGAACTGATCGGACAGATCACAAAACTGAAGGATTATAGCCCCGACAGAACAAAGATCATCCTCTGGCACAGCTCGTTCGACAACAATGTACTGGCAGGCAAGGCCGAACAACTTGGGGTGCATCTGCGCATGACCAAGCCTGTGACACAACTAAAGCTGCGCGAAACATTAGCCAAAGCGCGTACAATCAAAACCAAGCCGGTTGCAGCAGCTCCACCCCAGCGCCAGTTTGCCGGCAAGTTTACCATCATGCTTGTGGAAGATAATCCGGTGAACATGCTGTTGGCCAGAACCCTCATCAGGAAACTTCTCCCGCAATCGCACATCATTGAATGCAGCAATGGCCTGGTGGCCCTCAACCTATGCCGCGAAAAACTACCCGACCTGATCTTTATGGACGTACAAATGCCCGAAATGAACGGTCATGAGGCCACACGCCAGATCAGGAAGCTCGAAGGAGGCGACCGCATCCCTATCATTGCCATTACAGCCGGCAACATCAAAGGCGAACGCGAGCGCTGCCTGGAATCGGGTATGAACGACTACCTGACCAAACCCATCGTCGAAGAAACACTTGCCAACGCACTGTCGCAATGGCTCATACCTGCCCGGGAAGCACAGGATGAAAACGTGAATGAAGCAACCCTGATACACCCTGAAGAACCAACTCCACATGGGTTTTCGATCGAAATGCTTAAAAATGACCTGGGTCAGGACGAGAATTTCCTGAAAGAGTTTCTATCCGTGCTTGCCGAGAATCTTCAGGAGTCAGCCCTCAGCATCAGGGCTGCAATTGACGAAAACAATCCAGCCCAGTTCCGGTCGCTGGTGCACAAACTCAAAGGAACTGCCCTCTCGGTCCGTTTGGAACATCTGGCCACCCTTGCAGGCAGTGCCGAAAAAACGGAAGACATCACCACCCCACAGGGCAAAAAACTGGCTGAAACACTTGTAGCCGAACTCGAAGCTGCCAAAACACAGGTAAGTGAGGAACTCAAGCGAATGAATGGCGAAAACAACTGA
- a CDS encoding YfcC family protein yields MARKTKVPHTYVIVFSIILLAAVLTWIIPPGKYVPVDGTLTFRYKHELPDDVAFKSQPQTWQVFAALFKGFVKQSNIIIFILMIGGAFWIMNLSKAIDVGIFSFLRFAQRLEHNGIVRRLGVNNIIMLLIMTMFSMFGAIFGMSEETIAFAIILIPLAISMGYDSIVGVGLVYVAAHLGFAGAILNPFTIGIAQGLAEIPLFSGLEYRLVCWAIINAVGFWYILRYAAKIKRNPTLSPVYEEDAYWRQHLEINQEEIKYYTPKPAWWVFGAILVVLGAFAWIYPSTRLSIGEAGATLPIIPLLALIFAAAGFFSLRRSVHYFILLLLTYTILFLIIGVMGYDWYVMEIATLFMGLGIASGIAIGLDANNIATSFLDGVRDILSAAIVVGLAGGIIVILEDGGVIDTILYGLSKSMDNFGQIASVGTMYLIQTIINIVIPSGSAKAAITMPIMAPFSDLIGVSRQATVMAFQFGDGFTNMITPTSGVLIAVLGVARIPYQKWVKWVWPLIAILVVLGFLLLIPTVTMSLKGF; encoded by the coding sequence ATGGCCAGAAAAACCAAGGTTCCACACACCTATGTGATTGTTTTTTCCATCATCCTGCTTGCGGCCGTGCTCACCTGGATCATCCCGCCAGGAAAATACGTGCCTGTGGATGGCACATTAACATTCAGGTATAAACACGAACTGCCTGACGATGTGGCTTTCAAGAGCCAGCCTCAGACCTGGCAGGTATTTGCCGCACTTTTTAAAGGATTTGTCAAGCAAAGCAACATCATCATCTTCATCCTGATGATCGGAGGGGCTTTCTGGATCATGAACCTGAGCAAAGCCATCGATGTGGGCATCTTTTCGTTTCTCCGCTTTGCCCAACGCCTCGAGCACAATGGCATTGTCCGCCGGCTGGGGGTGAACAACATCATCATGCTGCTCATCATGACCATGTTCAGCATGTTTGGCGCCATCTTCGGCATGAGCGAAGAAACCATTGCCTTTGCCATCATCCTGATTCCGTTGGCCATATCCATGGGCTACGATTCCATCGTAGGCGTCGGGCTGGTGTATGTGGCTGCTCACCTTGGATTTGCCGGCGCAATACTCAATCCGTTTACGATCGGCATTGCTCAGGGACTGGCCGAAATCCCGCTTTTTTCAGGGCTTGAATACCGCCTGGTTTGCTGGGCAATTATCAATGCCGTCGGCTTTTGGTACATCCTGAGGTATGCCGCCAAAATAAAACGCAACCCCACCCTTTCGCCTGTATATGAAGAAGATGCCTATTGGCGCCAGCATCTCGAAATCAATCAGGAAGAAATAAAATATTATACCCCCAAACCGGCCTGGTGGGTGTTTGGCGCCATTCTGGTCGTGCTTGGCGCTTTTGCGTGGATTTATCCCTCGACAAGGCTCAGCATTGGCGAAGCAGGCGCAACCCTGCCGATCATACCGCTTCTTGCACTGATATTTGCTGCAGCCGGTTTCTTTAGCCTCAGGCGCTCCGTACACTATTTCATCCTGCTGCTGCTCACCTACACCATCCTGTTCCTCATTATCGGCGTGATGGGCTACGACTGGTATGTGATGGAAATTGCCACCCTATTCATGGGACTTGGCATTGCCAGCGGCATCGCCATCGGACTGGATGCCAACAATATAGCTACATCATTTCTGGATGGCGTCAGGGATATCCTCTCGGCTGCCATAGTGGTTGGGCTGGCCGGCGGAATTATTGTCATCCTCGAGGATGGCGGGGTGATTGATACCATCCTTTACGGCCTGAGCAAATCGATGGACAATTTTGGACAGATTGCCTCGGTTGGCACCATGTATCTGATACAAACCATCATCAACATTGTGATTCCCTCAGGTTCGGCCAAAGCGGCCATCACCATGCCTATCATGGCACCTTTCAGCGATCTGATCGGCGTTTCGCGCCAGGCCACGGTGATGGCTTTTCAGTTTGGCGACGGCTTTACCAATATGATCACCCCTACGAGCGGAGTACTCATCGCAGTTTTGGGTGTGGCCAGAATACCCTATCAGAAATGGGTAAAATGGGTATGGCCGCTGATCGCGATACTGGTCGTACTTGGATTTCTGTTGCTCATTCCCACAGTGACTATGAGTTTGAAGGGCTTTTGA